aaaagcgctatataaatacatttttaagaagCACACACATCAAAACATGGGTTATCAAGACAGTGACAACACAATAATCAAACCCAAAACTTTTAAGAGTCAACTTATGATTCCCAAAAGACTGAGGACAGACTCTTTCCTTTAGGCATTGATTTTCAGCCCTGTCCACAGTTTATTACAGAGCAGGCATGTTGTGGCATGTTGCTCCACTGCAGGCTGGGATGCAGCCCAGTTTTTAGCAGACCCTTAATCCAGTGTGTTTGGGTGAGCAAGATGGTGTGTGACTGGGCACAGCATTTTGTTCTGTGTCTGTGTCCGTTGAGAGTGGGGGTTGGAGGGTGCTGGGGCCATGTGGATTTGGCCTGCTCTATTCAGGCATGCTGTAAAGCAGGTCAACTGTAGAGCTGCCACAGTTATGTGCattttataatgctgttttttcatGGTAAATGTTAATTTGTGATGTGATGTGTTCAGATTTACAGGTATATATTGTATTAGAGGGTTGTACGGCTTCCTTACAGTGGCAGAGCCAGGATTTGCACATAAATCAGGCACTGTTGAGTCTTGTCCAAACAGCAGCCAATCCAGTCAGTAGATATTGACAGAGTTTTTACAGGGGCCAATAAACCACACGGGTCATCAATATTGTCTGGGACAAAATCTGGCTCACCCATTATAACTTGTGGAACTATTGTCATCAGGCCTcatttatgaagtagagtcaagTCTTTAGagcaatgtagcagtcctacactGCTATTTGTGCTTCGTGTGAGGAGCAGGTGTCCTCAAGTAACTGGAGCGGAAGCCTCAAACATgcagttacagtttttttttttttttttttttctctctaaaagTTCGCACACTGAAAGAGTGTTGTTAAATTGTGAAAAGTGTAGtagttttatataaattatttatatctttattatggcttttttttgggtggggggggggttgtaATGAGTAGTGATATCCATAATCTATGTTAAGGAGTTTGGTGTAATACTGGTCTGATAGGTCTACTTTACTTTGATACCATGTTAAGTAAACAATCTTGTAGTTGTTTGGAGGTTGTAATTGCAGGCTGTGGAACCTAATGGCAGAACAGTTTAAGATGTATGTGCCAGGGTTGTGCGCAATTGGCAAATTAgagaaaagactaaaaaaaaaaaataatataataaaataatattcagTGCTCGGCAGCATTAGGTGATATAGCCAATTTGATATAACTCAAATAGGACTATACACtatatatcaactctacctctttacaacacaactctcaaacacattaaagctgtaaggcaagaaattcaagtaataactCAAGTTAAACTgtaaactgaaagccattccaggtgactctacctcataaagctgactgagaaaatcaatgtgcaaagctgtcatccaaGCACAAAGTGCCtactctgaagaatctaaaaataaaacacattctaattccaattttttttagtaCAAAAACAAATACATGTGCCACTTTCGTGTTaagctacaatgcagaacattttaaaatgatgaaaaaacactgaatttaactttcgactggtactgtgtgtatataaatacgtAATATCAGCCCGGAGTTCCCATATCTGTGCATCCCTACAGAAGAGTGTTGTCTGATGGTTTGTTTTGGATGGGTATCAACAGGGTTTGTATAACATTAGTCAGCATTTGAGGGTTGGGCAGTATATTCTAAATATAACATACCAATGCTAATATGTCAACAATGTGTTTCAATTAAAATGGACAAAAACAGGAGTAATTGTTGTCTTTAATTAAATAGGAAGAGTTTAgtgtatttagtttattttttgttgttatcgtcataatgttaaataatatcaCATTGCCCAGCTCtgttgtattttgtgtttgttgttttgttatttaaGATTGTTGGGCACATATCACCAGCAGCTGACTGTCACTGACCCATGCTCGCCTTCCGAACTGGCTCTTGATCCTATATAGATAAAACTGCAGCTGCAAAGAGTTTCCTTCCTCTCTTCTGTTCCTCTTGCTTTATTAGTTGTGATGAATTATGTATTGCTGTGTCTCTTTACACAGTGAGTGAATAGGTCTTCTAGTTGTGGAGCTCCTAGAACTTGATTTCTGGCTGTAGGACAGGCAAGATTCCATCTTGAGGGCTGCTCCTGCTGCTTCCTGTGTCTGGTATTTATAGTGTCCGTGCTAAGAAGCTGAGAGTAAATGGGGGAGTACTGCCAGGTTCAGGTCGTGCTAGGATGcagaccaaacaaacaaacaatttgtGTTTACCACAATAAACAGACAGTTCCTGCCTCTGGTACCAGGGCTGTGTATTGTCATGATACAGGGGCTTTGGTTCAGTATATTGTGGCAGATTGTGATACAATAAGCAAGGTgatttacaggtgctggtcaacgaattagaataatttgaaatagtgcaatcatgaaattctttgaatgcattttttgtgcagaaagcaaatcaggtgttcaccgcacctgtcctactcgttagactaatcacagaactcgttacctggaaaaaaatttgctcagctgagctttccaaaaggcccatttaggccatttaactgtgacactcgTTAGATCGTATATTGCCATTTGTTTAttcagttgtttatttatttaatacattttaattctaggaaaattgtaatattatttaaatatatcatatatagaaAATATGTGTTAAAGAAATGTTAACTTAAAGCTCTGCAGCCAGATCAGGGATCGGCTTTCTAGTGGTCAacaagaaattaattattatgtgaactttaattaaaaatcaaAGATTTTATGCTAATATTTGGATGAATCTGTATTTTCTGACATCACTACACCATCTCAATAAATCTATAGTTAAAAAAGGGGTTTGTGTATGATTTAACACAAATTGGCaaacttttaaaatgaaaataattaataaaataattttgatttttttttcttatttttattattattgtattatatacagaGCAGTGCATATACGCTATTACACACTGTGGGTGTGACTGTTTCCAGGGTTTATCCTCTATACTTTTGGGACATTATGAATCTCTGGATGTGCAGGAAAAAATATGAATTGTGTGTTTTAAGATTTAaattggttttgttttgtttttgaagaAATAAGCATTGATTTAGCCTATTTTTGAGATGTCCTagctgtgtgtgggtgtttgtaaGCATGCGCAGGCTGAGCTGagttaatatttatttaaggAGGCCTCTCAGTCGGGCACTGGAGCATGTTAAATCAGTTTTCGCTCAGTGTCTGGGTGCCACATAATCCTGTTTTTCTCCATACTGCCCTGCTCCTACTACCTACcagtcacacacaaacacacgccaAGCTCATCATTCTGTGTCTGTTTTACTGTCTGTTCTACAGGGATGAGAGGTGGATGACGAGAACAGTCCTAAGGAGTAACCTAGCATGCTCTACGACTTGAAATTTATGGTGAGTGCCCATTACATAGTTATATAGCTGCTGGTGTTTCCCTATTTAGTTTCCTTAGTCAGTTAATCAGTGTAGGACAGTCCATTTATACAAAGTATGTATTAGAGAAGCTAAGCATGTTGCTTTGCTAATTTAAAGTAGCAAATAGTGGTGATGTCTTATCTTTTTAATGTCTCTTTAGGATATGACAGGATGAAACGACTCAGGACTTCAAGCAGCAGTGACAGTTCAGACAATGAAGGTGAGTAAAGCTGGACACGTGTTCTGATGCACACAACAGAATCTCTTTTTGATTTTGAAGATTTCACTGAATTTCCGTTTAAGGTGAATAGCAATTTTGTGGATGATTTGCTGTTAAAGGTTGTCACTTTCTGTATCTCTTCTGTTGATTTGAAAAGCAGCTCCCTCCACCTCCTTCTCTTCAAACAAATATGGAAGCAAACCTGGAACCCCCGCCTCTGCGCAGAAAAAGCCGGCAGAGGTAAGGCTCATGTGTTTTGGAGTTTAAAGGCTACCACTGTACATTTGAGAGGCAAcacaattatattaaaatatatataacgaATGAGGGCTGGAAAATATGACCAGATTTTATATCTTAATAATCTGATCACcatgtacttttattttaattattttactgcatttgtaGGCCTCTTAAAATAAAATGCTATATTTCTGTGCAATTGGCATTGACAGCAGTTTGTCTTGTCTGCACGTACACCATATATTCAAGTGTATTTGAATGTATTTCTGATGTAAGACAGttaacagtaaagacagttactcaaGCAAAACCAAGATACATTCTTTATTTTACTCTTTTGGAAGAAACTATTAATGAGCCAGTGTACCAACAAGGTttgtttatgttcttttgttcattttaaaaaaGTCCTTATAAAATGTGTTCAATTGTCTTTTCAGGTGTTCAGAAAAGACCTGATCAGTGCCATGAAGCTGCCAGACTCTCATCACATCTCTCCAGAAGACTACTACCTGCTGGCTGACACATGGAGACAAGAATGGGAGAAAGGTGTACAGGTCCTAGCCAGTCCAGATACCATTCCCCAGCCCTCTATAAGGTTAGTGTCTCACTCTTGCTCACTCGCTTGCTTGCTCACTCTATCAAAAAATCGATttttccatttctcttttttttttttttttttttcagtctcggGTCTCACATCATAGTTATTTTTGGAATGCAAAGCTTGTAGactagcttttttttctttctataatATGCCCCATATGTTCAGTCTGGCTGTTTAACAGTACACAGATATTATGTGATGAATTAAACTTGTTGTGTATGCCTGTGCAGGATAATAGCTGAGAAACCGAAGGAAATTCTGTTCTCCAGACAAAGGAAGTACATCCAGTGCTGGAGTCAGGATTCCACCGAAACTGGTTATGTGAACATTAAAGAGCTGGCTGAGGCCATGTGCAGATATGACCTGGACGACATGGACCTTTACTGGCTGCAAGAGCTCAACATAGAGTTGGGTCAGATGGGTAAGAAATTTTGAACTGTCTGAATGGCTGAGATTTTAAGGTTAAAGTAATCTCAACAAAGTTTTTGTGTACAGGGTTCatacgggtgcttgaaatcctggaaaatgcttgaagttctgttttccaggccagGAAAGTGCTGgtattttggagaaagtgcttaaAAGTGTTTGAAATTCTAACtacatttacaataaataactatctgactAAATAAGTTTGCTTAAAGGAAAAATTGcagagtgtaaaataaaaaaggctttaatttgttctccttctttttctccttACCAAACACAGTTCTGCTTGTTTACGTgaacataataccatctcttgcagtgtgacaaaaagcaaaataataatgttgcgtatatatgtgtataaatgctcATCAATGAATTTTATGTACTACAGTAACTgcttaatcaaatgaatagggtaaacatgcggtgaagaacattggtatttaaattgtgtgaaactgacacaaataaattcacagttcctgctatttacttacttagaagtatttttttcctCAGTATCATAGTCTCTGTGAAGTGTGGacaatagttttgcaatatattgattttgCCTAAGTCGTAGTTTTGAGagatcaccgttatcattaatttaccacagctgaaaggtgctggaaaaacttgaaaatgggccttgaaagtgcttgaaaaaaaaaaaataaaaagcttgattttaccttgtaaaaggtatATGAACACTGTGTGCATcaaaattttcattttttaaaggaaACCTTTTCTAAGAAAATTTGAGGTCATTTTCTTTGCACCATTTGTGTGACTTTGTCATGACCGATCAAATCAGTACAGCCtttgaaagaaaaacattaataattacaattaaaaatttgtttttctttctcatgTAGTTACTGATTATGAAATCCTAGTTCCTGCATTTGAAATTTAGAAATAATTAAATCCATCTTATCCATCCAACTTATTTATACCTTTTTTAATtgtatgtgtttttgtctttCAGGGGAGGGGTTCATGGACGAGCTAACCATGGAGCGAGCGATGGAGGCTCTTGAGCGGAAGTGCCATGATAACATGAACCATGCTATAGAAACTGAAGAAGGGCTTGGAATTGAGTACGATGAGGACGTCATCTGTGACGTGTGCCGCTCGCCTGATAGCGAGGAAGGAAATGATATGGTCTTCTGCGACAAGTGCAACATCTGCGTGCACCAGGTGAGAACTGGGCGAGGCTTGGAGAAGCTGGGTCACATgcttgtgtttcctgtttctgccATTGAAACCACTTTTTCAGCaaagcaaatatgttttagtaGCCGTATATTTCTGATATTGAGAATAGGGTATTTGCAGATCCTGAAGTTAATTATAAAGttagttagtttatttaaaaaaagacctTCAATTTGTCCTAAAATGTTCTAAACCATCTCGCACAAAATTTAAAAAGCGACAGACTGTAAATACAGTATaggattttatttttgtacacatCGCATTTCACAGTTAACTTGATGAATTAATAGCAGACTGAGCTAAGCGAAACCACAACAGCTTCGAGGGGTGCTATTTTCAGGTCTTTCATTACTTGGTTTTAGCGAGTGCAGACTGTAGTGTAGGCATGAACGGTTTACACTTCCCCACTTTACTGTCAGTGTAAAAACAGATCCATTTCTGCTTGTGCAAAACCtaatttatgtttgtttatatttgtgttttgtcAATAAAATCTGTCTGGGAACTACAAGTTTACTAGAAAGTCAGTAAATGTGATATTGGTGTTtgccattttaattttaattttgagtGGTATTAAAAGTCTTACATGTAATTCCCCATACCTTTTGATACCCTGAAaacttaatttttagttttgatcTGGCAGGAAactttgtgtaaaatgtaaaatttctttgatgcacatattgttcagtgttttttttaaactacgtGACAAGTAAACCAGTCACACCAGGGGAAGAACAACTAATgctatttagcatttttttttttttttttttttttttttttagcaattgcTGCTGAAATAGTTGtgatattttgaccaaaaagtcATCAGTTGTTGTTGATATTagttgatattagctagcagtttaatCCCACatagactacaggccgataatactcacctctgaatggcaaaacagctagcgcggttagtgggtaatgcaaatgctgctccaaaactcttttataacactgtatttcagcgcagtagctttactgctttttaatacttgactggtaaaattcatatgtaAGGCGCACAGGacgattttgggaaaattaaaggattttaatgtgCGCCTTGTAGTGGGGAAAATATGGTAATATAGTTTACCCAAGCTTCTATCTTTGTTCTGATGTTCTACAACTTTTGCGGTTCTTTTTAAACAGTAGGCCTCATACGTGTACCACCATGACAAGGTCTATGCATCACAAGCTAGCTCACTGAGCCTTACTGATCAGAGCCATGTTGGCAACAATAGGAGGGGTTAGGGCTGTGGAATGCTTTTGAGAAAAAAGGTCAGTGTTTACCAGGACGCAGGATGACTGGAGGGCTCAAACCAAAGGTTTGGCAACTTGTGCTTTTGTCTGGGGATTGCTAtaaatgcttttcttttttttattatatttaagttaataaataaaatagttactTCCAACTAGGGTTGGGTGatgtgaccctaaaataatatttctGTGATAAAgctattcttggcaatatgacagaGTTATTTAAGGAACACTTAACTGTAATAAAATGAATATTGGAATTTTGTTTGTAACAGTAATCAATGACCTCAACATGTCATGATTCTAATAACTAAATCTCTATCCaggataaaagtaaaagtagacaaatataacctgtctCGAGTAgatatttaaatttacatttaaatgtgaaTTCTCCTTTTGCTATGAACGGCataaaacattacaatatttcagggtatttttgctgtaagtattttaaaaactttttgcaatattattgcgtataatacaatatggcacacccctaattccaATTGATGAAAAGCATGCAATAATTATTACATCTATTCATGTAAATCTAACTAATATTATTGCCAGACAGgtacttggggggggggggggggggggggagttgaATTTGTTTTGTTAACTAttgtaaaatccttttttttctttctaggcTTGCTATGGCATTGTGAAGGTTCCTGATGGAAACTGGCTGTGCAGAACCTGTGTGCTTGGCATCGACCCGCAGTGCATTCTGTGTCCCAAAAAGGGAGGTGCCATGAAGGCCACACGAGCAGGCACAAAGTGGGCACACGTTAGCTGTGCCCTCTGGATACCTGAGGTGAACCTTCTGCTTGGGAAGATTAATAGGTTTAAAATCACTCATGCAGTCCTAAGTAGATAACATCATTACTGTAGTTTTAAACTTGAAGATTTGTTCAGCCAGGAACGGAGAATACGTGGCATTTGTTGATTACTTTGTCTGTTTATGTCTTTTGTATATGTACCTTTTTAAAATGAGCTAATTAGCTGTTTTTTGCGTAGGTGAGCATTGCTTGTCCGGAGAGGATGGAGCCAATCACCAAAGTGTCTCACATTCCACCCAGCCGCTGGTCTCTGATCTGTAGCCTCTGTAAACTGAAGACTGGAGCCTGCATACAGGTAAGAGTGGAGATTACCACTAAATAGCTAATATGTAGACTGCCTTGATAAGCTGTTcaattataaagaaatacttagaTTTCACCAAGATTTGACCCATGCAAGCTTCTACACAACACTTCAGAGAGACTGGATGTTACTGCCATCATGTGGGGAAAATAATGAATTGCAAGTAAATGTACAAAACATTCTTGCTCATCAGTTAATACTGCATAAATTAAGATTAAGAAAGGAAGATTAACACACACATTATCTTAAACAAGCTAAACATGCAGACAAGTTTCACTGAGCTATaaaaacgtattattattattattattattattattattattattattattattgtgacagaAAATTAAGCTTAATATTAGTCAATTTTTATAGGCTTTGCTTTCTCCAAAAACTTCTCTCTTTGCTTTTTATTCCTCCATTATTCCGCTTAAGAAAGAACTGAGCAGCGgagtaaaaaatgtttattttaattaatttagtttgcatgtttaatttaaaagcttATTTAAACAAGTCATAGTgctaaataaacaattttttttttttatgattattattattattattattattattattattattattatttgtttattttttttttattgttattattatagcaACAACAAATTGTGCTCaataataatgaagaaaaaacagcTTTTTCCAAAAATCTCTGCTTTGCCTTTCTTTTCTTCATTATTCTGCGTGAGAATGAACTAAACGGAAGATTAACAATGATATATTTTTGTCTACATGTTTAATTTAAACGGTAATTTAAACAAGTGAGTGTTAAAGTTGAAACGTGCTATATAAATCaagtattatcatttattattatgatAAAAATCTTATTGTTCTCTTTTTTACCTTTCATTATTTATTACTTAGCTTGAGAATGAACTGGGAAGCTTATATTTGTGATTTAAATGGaccatttatatgtatatgtgggCCGGATGAAGACAGCTTTAGAAAGATTGGTTTTATAAATGAGGCCTCTGAAATGTAAATACACGTTGCTGTGACACAGGCCGCAgcaactgtgattggtctgctgagcATTGCGTTCTCACCTTCACAGCTACACCTTTTCAGTGAACTGCAGAGCAATTCAGACGATGTAGACTCTGCATTGACTTGACACAAAAGTATGAATCTGCTTTAAACTGCTTGTCCAGGCTTTTGCTTTGAGGCTGTAAGGGAAACCCAGGATCGAGAGATCCCAATTTTCACATATTGCTGCTttaaggaagtgtgtgtgtgtatatatatatatgtatgtgtaaatgAGATTTATAGTATCTTATTCTCAAATGTTGTCTTGCCTTTCAGTGTTCAGTAAAGAACTGCACCATTCCATTTCACGTCACCTGCGCCTTCGAACACAGCCTGGAGATGAAGACCATCCTGGATGAGGGAGACGAGGTCAAGTTTAAATCCTACTGCCTGAAGCACAGCAAGTCCAAAACAGGAGAGTCTGGCTTGAGCCCAGCCAGACACAAACCCACAGAGACAGAAAAGGTGGGTCTGAGGGCGCAGAAGCTCCAGGAACTAGAGGAGGAGTTTTATAAGTTGGTGCAGCCTGAGGAAGTAGCCCAAGATCTGGGGCTGCCTCCCCACTTGCTGGACTTTATCTACCAGTACTGGAAGCTGAAGAGGAAGACCAACTTCAATAAAGCACTGCTGCCACCCAAAGAGGATGAGGAGAACCTGCTGTTGCAACCACAGGAGGACAGCATCCACACACGCATGCGCATGTTCATGCATCTACGGCAAGACCTGGAGAGGGTGGGTACTGGTGTCCTGAAGACCTTCTTAATTAAACTGATTTCACCTAGTTGTATTGATGGTGGTTTAATTATTTGCTTActtacttattcatttatttcaggtAAGAAACTTGTGCTACATGGTGAGTCGGAGAGAGAAGCTTAAACTGTCTCAGAGTAAAGCCCAGGAGCAGATCTTCAATCTTCACGTCAAACTCGTAAACCAAGAACTCTCTGCAGGTAAGGCTTATACAGCTGCATGTATCTCTTATGTTCAGTCTGGGTAGTCAGAGTGACGGAATTGTGGGAGTTACAGATTAAACCCCATGCAGATACGTTTGTGATGTCTGGACGTACAAATCCAATCTGATCCCTTGCAAATTACAGTGTGGACAGTCATCTAAAGAGATCTGATTTAAGAAACACTTCTGATTTGCCTGCAGTGTGAACGTGGCCCTTGTGTTACTTAAATTGTTGCAATTCATGCAAAActgaattttgttttgtttttcctagATAAAGTAATTAAAGTAATATGTAACCATTGTTAAAATTTCAAAACGCATCATTTACTTCCTAAGTCTTTTAGTCCTTATATGGAAATAAGCATGCAAAAACAGTCCAATTAGGATTCAATGTTCTGCTGATTTTACAAAATTCAACTCCTTCAATTCATGTATTTGCCTACTTTTATTTAGCCTACCGCAGTATACTCTATCCACCCATTTTACAGGAGTTTTTAATCTTAGTACGGTACAGCACAGAGAATTGGAACAGAACCATCTTAAATCCTCAGTACACAATGTGAAATGTTTAAATTGGCATGGAAATATGTATTGtaacataacaaacataaatagaTTTCAaggtaacaaaaaacaaaagtacAAGAAAATGTAGAATTTGGGTCATTCAAATAAAATGAGTGGCTCAGTTTTTGTCTTACAATGTATCTTTTTTATGCAGGGCTGCCGGTGTCCTCAGCTGTGGAAAACCTGCTCTTCCGACCACCGCCGAGGATAACTCTCAAACTCAAAATGCCCAAAGTGTCACAGGGCAACAACAAACCCAGCGCCAAATCAGGAAATGGGCCACTGTGCCCAGACAACAGTAGTAATGTGTATGACCTCGGTGGCACGGGGGTCGGGCAGGGAAAACCTCAGCTCCACCACAGCCGTGCTCGGCGGGAGGAGCGCACCAACGGCCTTCTAATTGCAGCGCGACGGgacagcagcagcaccaccaatACTTTACCAGTGCCCATTAAACCATCAGGCAAGCCTCTGGCATTACATGCTGCTCTCCATGGCCATTCGTCCAATGGTAAGGGCAAGCCTGAACAAGAAAGGGACCGTCTTCTGAAGCCTAACGGCGTCATGGAGAAGCCTGTAGTTCAGAGAGACACTTCCTACCAGATGCCTTCTGATCAGTCCACGTGCAATGAGGTTTCTGGGAAGAGCCAGCCAGGGAGTTTTCATAAAACCGCCATAGAACATTTTGGTAGATCCTTCAAAGAGGCAACCGTCAACCTGGTACGGACTACAGAAGACTTCTGGACCGCCGAGAAGAGTGCACGCAAACTCATCAGCAGCAAAGAGCGGACAAACTGTGCTAAACCTGTCGCTGAGCGACCGGTAGGTGGCGCCAGAACGTACCAGGACAGTGACGGGTACTGCCCCGACCTGGAGCTCAGTGACTCTGAGCCTGAGGCCAAGGGCAAGAGACTGCGGGCAGGC
This DNA window, taken from Astyanax mexicanus isolate ESR-SI-001 chromosome 5, AstMex3_surface, whole genome shotgun sequence, encodes the following:
- the jade3 gene encoding protein Jade-3 isoform X1, coding for MKRLRTSSSSDSSDNEAAPSTSFSSNKYGSKPGTPASAQKKPAEVFRKDLISAMKLPDSHHISPEDYYLLADTWRQEWEKGVQVLASPDTIPQPSIRIIAEKPKEILFSRQRKYIQCWSQDSTETGYVNIKELAEAMCRYDLDDMDLYWLQELNIELGQMGEGFMDELTMERAMEALERKCHDNMNHAIETEEGLGIEYDEDVICDVCRSPDSEEGNDMVFCDKCNICVHQACYGIVKVPDGNWLCRTCVLGIDPQCILCPKKGGAMKATRAGTKWAHVSCALWIPEVSIACPERMEPITKVSHIPPSRWSLICSLCKLKTGACIQCSVKNCTIPFHVTCAFEHSLEMKTILDEGDEVKFKSYCLKHSKSKTGESGLSPARHKPTETEKVGLRAQKLQELEEEFYKLVQPEEVAQDLGLPPHLLDFIYQYWKLKRKTNFNKALLPPKEDEENLLLQPQEDSIHTRMRMFMHLRQDLERVRNLCYMVSRREKLKLSQSKAQEQIFNLHVKLVNQELSAGLPVSSAVENLLFRPPPRITLKLKMPKVSQGNNKPSAKSGNGPLCPDNSSNVYDLGGTGVGQGKPQLHHSRARREERTNGLLIAARRDSSSTTNTLPVPIKPSGKPLALHAALHGHSSNGKGKPEQERDRLLKPNGVMEKPVVQRDTSYQMPSDQSTCNEVSGKSQPGSFHKTAIEHFGRSFKEATVNLVRTTEDFWTAEKSARKLISSKERTNCAKPVAERPVGGARTYQDSDGYCPDLELSDSEPEAKGKRLRAGKGPSGRSPSAIYSRGGSRAKVTLGSRTAVQR
- the jade3 gene encoding protein Jade-3 isoform X2, with translation MKRLRTSSSSDSSDNEAPSTSFSSNKYGSKPGTPASAQKKPAEVFRKDLISAMKLPDSHHISPEDYYLLADTWRQEWEKGVQVLASPDTIPQPSIRIIAEKPKEILFSRQRKYIQCWSQDSTETGYVNIKELAEAMCRYDLDDMDLYWLQELNIELGQMGEGFMDELTMERAMEALERKCHDNMNHAIETEEGLGIEYDEDVICDVCRSPDSEEGNDMVFCDKCNICVHQACYGIVKVPDGNWLCRTCVLGIDPQCILCPKKGGAMKATRAGTKWAHVSCALWIPEVSIACPERMEPITKVSHIPPSRWSLICSLCKLKTGACIQCSVKNCTIPFHVTCAFEHSLEMKTILDEGDEVKFKSYCLKHSKSKTGESGLSPARHKPTETEKVGLRAQKLQELEEEFYKLVQPEEVAQDLGLPPHLLDFIYQYWKLKRKTNFNKALLPPKEDEENLLLQPQEDSIHTRMRMFMHLRQDLERVRNLCYMVSRREKLKLSQSKAQEQIFNLHVKLVNQELSAGLPVSSAVENLLFRPPPRITLKLKMPKVSQGNNKPSAKSGNGPLCPDNSSNVYDLGGTGVGQGKPQLHHSRARREERTNGLLIAARRDSSSTTNTLPVPIKPSGKPLALHAALHGHSSNGKGKPEQERDRLLKPNGVMEKPVVQRDTSYQMPSDQSTCNEVSGKSQPGSFHKTAIEHFGRSFKEATVNLVRTTEDFWTAEKSARKLISSKERTNCAKPVAERPVGGARTYQDSDGYCPDLELSDSEPEAKGKRLRAGKGPSGRSPSAIYSRGGSRAKVTLGSRTAVQR